CATCGGGCACGTGCGCGAGCTGGGCGCCGACACGGTGCTCTCGCTGCCTCCCGAGGAGCAGTACCTCATCGCCTCGGGGCGCACGTACTTCCGGGAGCTGGACTTCGACGAGCTGCACCGCACGCAATTCGATCTCGAGACCACGGGCCTGGACCCCACACGGGATCGGATCTTCCTCGTGGCGCTGAGAGACCCTCAAGGCCGGGCGGAGACACTCGAAGCTCACGGCGACGATGACGCCGCCGAGGCCGACCTCCTCCACCGTCTGGTGGAGCGCGTGCGTGCCTTCGACCCAGACGTCATCGAGAACCACAACCTGCACGGCTTCGATCTGCCGTTCCTCGCCCGCCGCGCGCAGGCGCTCAACGTACCGCTCGCGCTGGGGCGCACCGGCTCACCCGGTCTGCGGCAGCGTCCCGCCTCCCGAGGCGCCTCGCTGGAGCGGACTGCCCAGGCGCGCCACCGCGACGCCATGCGCCACGTGCGCTACACCGTGCCCGGGCGCGAGCTGATCGACACCATGGACGCCGTCCTGCGGCACGACTTCGCGGCTCGAGACCTACCCGGCCACGGGCTCAAGGCCGTCGCGCGGCACCTGGGCATCGCGGGGCCGGATCGCGAGCACATCCCGGGCGCCCGCGTGCATGAGTTCTTCCGCAAAGACCCCGAGCGCGTGCGCCGCTACGCCCGCGACGACGTGACGGAGGCTGCCGGCCTCGCGCGCATGATGGGAGGCGCGGCCTTCGCGCTCGCCCGCATGGCCCCGCGCCGCTACGAGCGCCTCGCGGACGCCGGTCCAGCCACCGGTGTCATCGACCCGCTGCTGGTGCGAGCCTATCTCCACTCGGGAGCCGCGCTGCCCGCCCACGAAGGCGGCGACGGCACGCCCCACAGCGGCGCGGGGCTCCACCTGTTCGCCACGGGCGTGGCGCGCCACATCGTGAAGGCCGACGTCGCGAGCCTGTACCCCTCGCTGATGCGCCAGTACCAGATTGGCCCGAAGCGGGACCGGCTCGGCGTGCTGCTCGCCCTGGTGGATCGGCTCGTGGAGCAGCGGCTGGCGGCCAAAGCCCAGGCCAAGGCCTCGCCCCCCGGCTCACCCGAGCGCCACAGCCACGAGGCGCTCTCCGCGGCGATGAAGATCGTCGTCAACTCGGCCTACGGCTACTTGGGCGCGGGGGGCCTCACGCGCTTCTCGGACGTGCACGCCGCCAACGAGGTGACGCGGCGCGGGCGCGAAGTGCTGGGGCTCCTGTGCGACGAGCTGGCCCAGCGCGGCGTCACGCTGCTGGAGGCCGACACGGATGGCGTCTACTTCTCCGTGCCGGACGGCTGGACCGAGACCGATGAGCGCCGCGTGGTCTCCGAGGTCGCCGCGCTGCTGCCTCCCAAGGTGCGCCTCGAGTTCGACGGGCGCTATGCCGCGATGCTCTCGCACGAGCCGAAGAACTACGTCCTGCAGTCTTATAAGGAGGGCCCGCTCATCCTCCGCGGTGTGGCCTTCCGCTCCAGCCGGGCAGAGCCGTTCGGCGAGAACTTCCTGCGCCGCGCGCTGAGCTGCCTCCTCGCGGGGGATCTCCCGGGCGTGCGCGAGGCCTATGTCTCCACCGTCACGGCGCTGCGCCGCAGGGCCCTCACCACCTTCGAGGTGACAGCCCAGGTCAAGCTGACGAAGAGCCCAGAGCAGTACCTCGCCCTCCGCGAGCGCAGGCGCGAGCTCCCCTACGAGGCCATGCTCGCGAGCGGCCGCACCCGGTGGACTCCCGGTGACTCTGTTCGCGTCTACCGAGCGGTGGGAGGCCAGGCCGGGCTGCTCCCGTCCTCCGAGGACCCTGAGCCGAACGACCCCCGGGACTATGATGTGGACTATTATGTCCGCCTGTTGCGCGACACGTTCGCGGCCCGGCTGGTGCGTGCGCTGACCCCCGAGGACTTCTCCGCGGTGTTCGCCGATCCCCAGCAGCTCACCCTCTTCGCACCCTCGCTGGCACACTCCCGGCCCGTGCTCACGGTGCTGATGGATCCGCGCAACCAGCCCCTCCGCGGCGAGTGAGCTCCCGAGCGCAGTGACAATTTTCGCGCGCGAAGTGACGCAAATTGCCCCTTGCCCTCCCTCTCGGTGCTCTTAAAACCGACATCCACGGGGGCTGGCCCACGCCATGCACCTCTTGGGCGGCGAACTGCGACGAAAGGTCTTCTGATGTCCCGCAGCCTCTTGCTCCTCCTCGTGGTGCTCGCGGCCACTCCCGCCGCCGCGGCCCCCGCTGAAGACGACGGG
The Hyalangium minutum DNA segment above includes these coding regions:
- a CDS encoding ribonuclease H-like domain-containing protein: MTRTLEDEWLWGWDPTPGIVSVWAEPDGRAFVWRRVPKAGELIREEPRFRPWLLLASLEDLSHLGERLRPEQEAPGPQAVTWQELEGPGALRYLVRADDGRALTAAVLHGASRRLGRSIGHVRELGADTVLSLPPEEQYLIASGRTYFRELDFDELHRTQFDLETTGLDPTRDRIFLVALRDPQGRAETLEAHGDDDAAEADLLHRLVERVRAFDPDVIENHNLHGFDLPFLARRAQALNVPLALGRTGSPGLRQRPASRGASLERTAQARHRDAMRHVRYTVPGRELIDTMDAVLRHDFAARDLPGHGLKAVARHLGIAGPDREHIPGARVHEFFRKDPERVRRYARDDVTEAAGLARMMGGAAFALARMAPRRYERLADAGPATGVIDPLLVRAYLHSGAALPAHEGGDGTPHSGAGLHLFATGVARHIVKADVASLYPSLMRQYQIGPKRDRLGVLLALVDRLVEQRLAAKAQAKASPPGSPERHSHEALSAAMKIVVNSAYGYLGAGGLTRFSDVHAANEVTRRGREVLGLLCDELAQRGVTLLEADTDGVYFSVPDGWTETDERRVVSEVAALLPPKVRLEFDGRYAAMLSHEPKNYVLQSYKEGPLILRGVAFRSSRAEPFGENFLRRALSCLLAGDLPGVREAYVSTVTALRRRALTTFEVTAQVKLTKSPEQYLALRERRRELPYEAMLASGRTRWTPGDSVRVYRAVGGQAGLLPSSEDPEPNDPRDYDVDYYVRLLRDTFAARLVRALTPEDFSAVFADPQQLTLFAPSLAHSRPVLTVLMDPRNQPLRGE